Proteins encoded together in one Macadamia integrifolia cultivar HAES 741 chromosome 8, SCU_Mint_v3, whole genome shotgun sequence window:
- the LOC122085708 gene encoding ABC transporter B family member 29, chloroplastic isoform X3, protein MAVIRVASPTSNIFFVSSKFNFTAEFIHFNPQSKSFLKTSLKTCSSITSYSFSPFNRLNSLKHEEKPRRHTSRLFLPSLEPIKPYIQSEWRSILMGWTCSFVSVCCLSKIVPKLGKLSAVVSKMDANRLTEEGLVFGVLILVRLVANYWQQALLWDATLNSVYKIRVYVFERVLQRDLGFFEGGGAVSAGDIAYRITAEASDVSETVYALLNVIPPMSLLIAYLGERLRKISKKAQLSAAALSAYLNEVLPSILFVKANNAEVCEGARFQRLAYADLFKRLKKKKMKALIPQILQVIYVGALLIFCAGSMMVSRGSFDGSALISFVTSLILLIEPIQKQFILHNQGIGKAYDELKQGEPALERLFDLTRFNSEVIVKPDAVDLASVRGDVNFCNISFKYGDNMPLILNGLNLHINPGETVAIIGPSGGGKTTLSKLLLRLYDPLCGSVLIDNLNIQDIQLESLRQHVGLVSQDITLFSGTVAENIGYRDLMRQIDMERVERAAMAANADEFTRTLSEGYETNIGPRGSILSGGQKQRIAIARTLYQNPSILILDEATSALDSGSEILVRKAVEHLMGNRTVLVIAHRLETVLMANRIFLLDKGKLVEVSRSFLLSKDNLYGSLVSNAVVI, encoded by the exons atggcggTTATAAGAGTAGCATCTCCGACTTCGAATATCTTTTTCGTTTCCTCCAAATTCAATTTCACAGCAGAGTTCATACACTTCAATCCTCAATCGAAATCATTCTTGAAAACATCTTTGAAAACTTGTAGTTCCATCACCTCTTATTCGTTTTCACCCTTCAATCGTCTGAATTCACTCAAGCACGAAGAGAAGCCTCGACGTCATACTTCGCGTCTCTTTCTACCGTCTTTGGAACCGATAAAACCGTATATTCAGTCGGAATGGAGATCAATTCTCATGGGATGGACTTGCAGCTTCGTTTCCGTTTGTTGTCTTTCGAAGATTGTTCCCAAACTCGGAAAATTATCTGCTGTTGTGAGCAAGATGGATGCGAATCGACTAACAGAGGAGGGCTTGGTGTTTGGGGTCTTGATTTTGGTTCGGTTGGTGGCTAATTACTGGCAGCAAGCTCTCTTGTGGGATGCAACGTTGAATTCGGTGTATAAGATCAGAGTTTATGTTTTCGAGAGGGTTCTCCAGagagatttgggatttttcgAAGGTGGTGGTGCTGTTTCGGCCGGTGATATTGCTTATAGAATAACTGCGGAGGCTTCGGACGTTTCAGAGACAGTGTATGCTCTCTTGAAT GTCATTCCACCTATGTCTCTTCTTATTGCATATCTTGGTGAAAGGCTTCGTAAGATATCTAAAAAAGCACAGCTTAGTGCGGCTGCTCTCTCTGCATACCTGAATGAG GTTCTCCCCTCAATTCTTTTTGTGAAAGCAAACAATGCAGAAGTCTGTGAAGGTGCAAGGTTTCAAAGGCTTGCTTATGCTGACCTATTCAAACgtttgaaaaagaagaaaatgaaggcaCTTATTCCTCAAATTCTGCAAGTTATATATGTTGGAGCATTACTGATATTTTGTGCCGGTTCCATGATGGTCTCAAGGGGTTCCTTTGATGGTTCTGCCCTGATTTCTTTTGTAACATCGTTGATTCTGTTGATTGAGCCCATCCAG AAACAATTTATTCTTCATAATCAG GGCATTGGAAAAGCATACGATGAGTTGAAACAGGGAGAGCCAGCTTTAGAACGCTTATTTGATTTGACCAGATTCAACTCTGAG GTAATTGTGAAACCGGATGCAGTAGATTTAGCCTCTGTTAGAGGAGACGTGAATTTTTGTAATATTTCATTCAAGTATGGAGACAATATGCCTCTTATCTTAAATGGACTGAATCTTCATATCAACCCTGGAGAAACAGTTGCTATTATTGGTCCTTCTGGAGGAGGAAAGACTACCCTGTCAAAACTTCTTCTTCGCCTTTATGATCCTCTATGTG GGAGCGTACTAATTGATAACCTCAACATCCAGGACATTCAGTTGGAAAGTCTTAGGCAGCATGTTGGTCTGGTTTCTCAAGATATA ACCCTTTTTTCGGGAACAGTTGCAGAAAATATTGGGTACAGGGATTTGATGAGACAAATTGACATGGAGAGGGTTGAGCGTGCTGCAATGGCTGCGAATGCTGATGAGTTTACTAGAACTCTTTCAGAAGGATATGAAACCAATATTGGTCCAAGGGGCTCAATTTTAAGTGGTGGCCAGAAGCAGAG GATAGCTATTGCAAGGACACTGTATCAGAACCCATCCATACTGATTTTGGATGAAGCAACTTCAGCTTTAGATAGCGGGTCTGAGATATTGGTGAGAAAAGCTGTGGAACATTTAATGGGAAATCGTACC GTATTGGTGATTGCCCATAGACTGGAAACGGTTTTAATGGCCAATCGAATATTCCTATTGGACAAGGGGAAACTGGTGGAGGTAAGTCGCTCGTTTCTCCTAAGCAAGGACAATCTCTATGGATCACTAGTGTCAAATGCGGTCGTGATATGA
- the LOC122085708 gene encoding ABC transporter B family member 29, chloroplastic isoform X1: MAVIRVASPTSNIFFVSSKFNFTAEFIHFNPQSKSFLKTSLKTCSSITSYSFSPFNRLNSLKHEEKPRRHTSRLFLPSLEPIKPYIQSEWRSILMGWTCSFVSVCCLSKIVPKLGKLSAVVSKMDANRLTEEGLVFGVLILVRLVANYWQQALLWDATLNSVYKIRVYVFERVLQRDLGFFEGGGAVSAGDIAYRITAEASDVSETVYALLNTVIPSILQLSAMATQMLVISPVLSLISVLVIPPMSLLIAYLGERLRKISKKAQLSAAALSAYLNEVLPSILFVKANNAEVCEGARFQRLAYADLFKRLKKKKMKALIPQILQVIYVGALLIFCAGSMMVSRGSFDGSALISFVTSLILLIEPIQKQFILHNQGIGKAYDELKQGEPALERLFDLTRFNSEVIVKPDAVDLASVRGDVNFCNISFKYGDNMPLILNGLNLHINPGETVAIIGPSGGGKTTLSKLLLRLYDPLCGSVLIDNLNIQDIQLESLRQHVGLVSQDITLFSGTVAENIGYRDLMRQIDMERVERAAMAANADEFTRTLSEGYETNIGPRGSILSGGQKQRIAIARTLYQNPSILILDEATSALDSGSEILVRKAVEHLMGNRTVLVIAHRLETVLMANRIFLLDKGKLVEVSRSFLLSKDNLYGSLVSNAVVI, translated from the exons atggcggTTATAAGAGTAGCATCTCCGACTTCGAATATCTTTTTCGTTTCCTCCAAATTCAATTTCACAGCAGAGTTCATACACTTCAATCCTCAATCGAAATCATTCTTGAAAACATCTTTGAAAACTTGTAGTTCCATCACCTCTTATTCGTTTTCACCCTTCAATCGTCTGAATTCACTCAAGCACGAAGAGAAGCCTCGACGTCATACTTCGCGTCTCTTTCTACCGTCTTTGGAACCGATAAAACCGTATATTCAGTCGGAATGGAGATCAATTCTCATGGGATGGACTTGCAGCTTCGTTTCCGTTTGTTGTCTTTCGAAGATTGTTCCCAAACTCGGAAAATTATCTGCTGTTGTGAGCAAGATGGATGCGAATCGACTAACAGAGGAGGGCTTGGTGTTTGGGGTCTTGATTTTGGTTCGGTTGGTGGCTAATTACTGGCAGCAAGCTCTCTTGTGGGATGCAACGTTGAATTCGGTGTATAAGATCAGAGTTTATGTTTTCGAGAGGGTTCTCCAGagagatttgggatttttcgAAGGTGGTGGTGCTGTTTCGGCCGGTGATATTGCTTATAGAATAACTGCGGAGGCTTCGGACGTTTCAGAGACAGTGTATGCTCTCTTGAAT ACTGTCATACCCAGTATTCTGCAACTATCTGCGATGGCAACCCAGATGTTGGTCATTAGCCCGGTTCTTTCATTAATTTCAGTCTTG GTCATTCCACCTATGTCTCTTCTTATTGCATATCTTGGTGAAAGGCTTCGTAAGATATCTAAAAAAGCACAGCTTAGTGCGGCTGCTCTCTCTGCATACCTGAATGAG GTTCTCCCCTCAATTCTTTTTGTGAAAGCAAACAATGCAGAAGTCTGTGAAGGTGCAAGGTTTCAAAGGCTTGCTTATGCTGACCTATTCAAACgtttgaaaaagaagaaaatgaaggcaCTTATTCCTCAAATTCTGCAAGTTATATATGTTGGAGCATTACTGATATTTTGTGCCGGTTCCATGATGGTCTCAAGGGGTTCCTTTGATGGTTCTGCCCTGATTTCTTTTGTAACATCGTTGATTCTGTTGATTGAGCCCATCCAG AAACAATTTATTCTTCATAATCAG GGCATTGGAAAAGCATACGATGAGTTGAAACAGGGAGAGCCAGCTTTAGAACGCTTATTTGATTTGACCAGATTCAACTCTGAG GTAATTGTGAAACCGGATGCAGTAGATTTAGCCTCTGTTAGAGGAGACGTGAATTTTTGTAATATTTCATTCAAGTATGGAGACAATATGCCTCTTATCTTAAATGGACTGAATCTTCATATCAACCCTGGAGAAACAGTTGCTATTATTGGTCCTTCTGGAGGAGGAAAGACTACCCTGTCAAAACTTCTTCTTCGCCTTTATGATCCTCTATGTG GGAGCGTACTAATTGATAACCTCAACATCCAGGACATTCAGTTGGAAAGTCTTAGGCAGCATGTTGGTCTGGTTTCTCAAGATATA ACCCTTTTTTCGGGAACAGTTGCAGAAAATATTGGGTACAGGGATTTGATGAGACAAATTGACATGGAGAGGGTTGAGCGTGCTGCAATGGCTGCGAATGCTGATGAGTTTACTAGAACTCTTTCAGAAGGATATGAAACCAATATTGGTCCAAGGGGCTCAATTTTAAGTGGTGGCCAGAAGCAGAG GATAGCTATTGCAAGGACACTGTATCAGAACCCATCCATACTGATTTTGGATGAAGCAACTTCAGCTTTAGATAGCGGGTCTGAGATATTGGTGAGAAAAGCTGTGGAACATTTAATGGGAAATCGTACC GTATTGGTGATTGCCCATAGACTGGAAACGGTTTTAATGGCCAATCGAATATTCCTATTGGACAAGGGGAAACTGGTGGAGGTAAGTCGCTCGTTTCTCCTAAGCAAGGACAATCTCTATGGATCACTAGTGTCAAATGCGGTCGTGATATGA
- the LOC122085708 gene encoding ABC transporter B family member 29, chloroplastic isoform X2 has protein sequence MAVIRVASPTSNIFFVSSKFNFTAEFIHFNPQSKSFLKTSLKTCSSITSYSFSPFNRLNSLKHEEKPRRHTSRLFLPSLEPIKPYIQSEWRSILMGWTCSFVSVCCLSKIVPKLGKLSAVVSKMDANRLTEEGLVFGVLILVRLVANYWQQALLWDATLNSVYKIRVYVFERVLQRDLGFFEGGGAVSAGDIAYRITAEASDVSETVYALLNTVIPSILQLSAMATQMLVISPVLSLISVLVIPPMSLLIAYLGERLRKISKKAQLSAAALSAYLNEVLPSILFVKANNAEVCEGARFQRLAYADLFKRLKKKKMKALIPQILQVIYVGALLIFCAGSMMVSRGSFDGSALISFVTSLILLIEPIQGIGKAYDELKQGEPALERLFDLTRFNSEVIVKPDAVDLASVRGDVNFCNISFKYGDNMPLILNGLNLHINPGETVAIIGPSGGGKTTLSKLLLRLYDPLCGSVLIDNLNIQDIQLESLRQHVGLVSQDITLFSGTVAENIGYRDLMRQIDMERVERAAMAANADEFTRTLSEGYETNIGPRGSILSGGQKQRIAIARTLYQNPSILILDEATSALDSGSEILVRKAVEHLMGNRTVLVIAHRLETVLMANRIFLLDKGKLVEVSRSFLLSKDNLYGSLVSNAVVI, from the exons atggcggTTATAAGAGTAGCATCTCCGACTTCGAATATCTTTTTCGTTTCCTCCAAATTCAATTTCACAGCAGAGTTCATACACTTCAATCCTCAATCGAAATCATTCTTGAAAACATCTTTGAAAACTTGTAGTTCCATCACCTCTTATTCGTTTTCACCCTTCAATCGTCTGAATTCACTCAAGCACGAAGAGAAGCCTCGACGTCATACTTCGCGTCTCTTTCTACCGTCTTTGGAACCGATAAAACCGTATATTCAGTCGGAATGGAGATCAATTCTCATGGGATGGACTTGCAGCTTCGTTTCCGTTTGTTGTCTTTCGAAGATTGTTCCCAAACTCGGAAAATTATCTGCTGTTGTGAGCAAGATGGATGCGAATCGACTAACAGAGGAGGGCTTGGTGTTTGGGGTCTTGATTTTGGTTCGGTTGGTGGCTAATTACTGGCAGCAAGCTCTCTTGTGGGATGCAACGTTGAATTCGGTGTATAAGATCAGAGTTTATGTTTTCGAGAGGGTTCTCCAGagagatttgggatttttcgAAGGTGGTGGTGCTGTTTCGGCCGGTGATATTGCTTATAGAATAACTGCGGAGGCTTCGGACGTTTCAGAGACAGTGTATGCTCTCTTGAAT ACTGTCATACCCAGTATTCTGCAACTATCTGCGATGGCAACCCAGATGTTGGTCATTAGCCCGGTTCTTTCATTAATTTCAGTCTTG GTCATTCCACCTATGTCTCTTCTTATTGCATATCTTGGTGAAAGGCTTCGTAAGATATCTAAAAAAGCACAGCTTAGTGCGGCTGCTCTCTCTGCATACCTGAATGAG GTTCTCCCCTCAATTCTTTTTGTGAAAGCAAACAATGCAGAAGTCTGTGAAGGTGCAAGGTTTCAAAGGCTTGCTTATGCTGACCTATTCAAACgtttgaaaaagaagaaaatgaaggcaCTTATTCCTCAAATTCTGCAAGTTATATATGTTGGAGCATTACTGATATTTTGTGCCGGTTCCATGATGGTCTCAAGGGGTTCCTTTGATGGTTCTGCCCTGATTTCTTTTGTAACATCGTTGATTCTGTTGATTGAGCCCATCCAG GGCATTGGAAAAGCATACGATGAGTTGAAACAGGGAGAGCCAGCTTTAGAACGCTTATTTGATTTGACCAGATTCAACTCTGAG GTAATTGTGAAACCGGATGCAGTAGATTTAGCCTCTGTTAGAGGAGACGTGAATTTTTGTAATATTTCATTCAAGTATGGAGACAATATGCCTCTTATCTTAAATGGACTGAATCTTCATATCAACCCTGGAGAAACAGTTGCTATTATTGGTCCTTCTGGAGGAGGAAAGACTACCCTGTCAAAACTTCTTCTTCGCCTTTATGATCCTCTATGTG GGAGCGTACTAATTGATAACCTCAACATCCAGGACATTCAGTTGGAAAGTCTTAGGCAGCATGTTGGTCTGGTTTCTCAAGATATA ACCCTTTTTTCGGGAACAGTTGCAGAAAATATTGGGTACAGGGATTTGATGAGACAAATTGACATGGAGAGGGTTGAGCGTGCTGCAATGGCTGCGAATGCTGATGAGTTTACTAGAACTCTTTCAGAAGGATATGAAACCAATATTGGTCCAAGGGGCTCAATTTTAAGTGGTGGCCAGAAGCAGAG GATAGCTATTGCAAGGACACTGTATCAGAACCCATCCATACTGATTTTGGATGAAGCAACTTCAGCTTTAGATAGCGGGTCTGAGATATTGGTGAGAAAAGCTGTGGAACATTTAATGGGAAATCGTACC GTATTGGTGATTGCCCATAGACTGGAAACGGTTTTAATGGCCAATCGAATATTCCTATTGGACAAGGGGAAACTGGTGGAGGTAAGTCGCTCGTTTCTCCTAAGCAAGGACAATCTCTATGGATCACTAGTGTCAAATGCGGTCGTGATATGA
- the LOC122086479 gene encoding protein transport protein SEC24-like isoform X2, translated as MIGSSGDLTFSASEEFLELIKSAVLAALEALVPGSLFGLATFSHKIGLYDVQGPIPVVKNIFIPPEVDGTLQMELEDAMPLSSFLAPVETCKDRIAAAIETLKPTTSWERTTAAVQGLDGYSLGGRGFGVAMEALINYLGSEYGNTFALARIFAFLSGPPDYGAGQLDTGRYGEQYASKREDADRALLPPQTPFYKDLAAVAVEAGVCVDIFAVTNEYTDLASLKFLSIESGGSLFLYSNTDDSTLPQDMYRTLSRPYAFGCVLRLRTSAEFKHSRSYGHFFADPQYENVQHIICCDSYATYAYDFDFTSNVGFSRHASDPPVLQIAFQYTVVVPPVELASAEMISSSRHSLKRRIRIRTLQYGTAGNVNELYGSVDSEVVLSILIHKVISASLEEGVREGRMLLHDWLVILTAQYNDACKIVHYGNGNLASSQIDVAFTQCPQLQPLPRLVFALLRNPLLWFHEEGVHPDYRIYLQCLFSALEPSSLHHSVYPVLTSYATPDEQAYSCHSLSRAAIITSGSPIFFLDAFTTLIVYYSSTADPTLPFPPPHDCLLRTTINKLKKERSITPKLIFIRGGQDDASLFENYLIEEQDVDGSGLTSATGFVSFHEEITRSVSEYMKT; from the exons CTTCTGAGGAGTTCTTAGAACTTATCAAAAGTGCTGTTTTAGCAGCTTTGGAAG CTCTTGTGCCAGGATCTCTGTTTGGGCTTGCTACATTCAGCCACAAAATAGGATTATATGATGTTCAAGGGCCAATTCCAGTTGTGAAGAATATTTTCATTCCCCCAGAAGTGGATGGCACCCTGCAAATGGAGCTTGAAGATGCAATGCCCTTGTCCTCCTTTTTGGCTCCT GTAGAAACTTGTAAGGACCGCATTGCTGCAGCCATTGAAACACTAAAGCCAACAACTTCGTGGGAAAGAACCACTGCTGCTGTGCAAGGACTAGATGGTTATTCACTCGGTGGACGAGGTTTTGGAGTAGCAATGGAAGCCCTCATCAATTATCTGGGATCAGAATATGGAAATACATTTGCATTAG CTAGGATCTTTGCCTTTTTATCTGGTCCTCCTGATTATGGAGCTGGGCAATTAGATACCGGACGTTATGGAGAACAGTATGCTAGCAAAAGGGAGGATGCTGACCGTGCTTTACTTCCTCCACAGACACCTTTCTACAAAGATCTG GCTGCTGTTGCCGTTGAAGCAGGTGTTTGTGTGGATATATTTGCTGTTACAAACGAATATACCGACTTGGCGTCACTGAAGTTTCTTAGTATTGAGAGTGGAGGGTCTTTGTTTTTGTATTCCAATACGGATGACTCTACACTTCCTCAAGACAT GTATCGAACGCTGAGTCGTCCATATGCATTTGGCTGTGTACTGCGATTGAGGACATCTGCTGAATTTAAACACAGTCGTTCT TATGGTCATTTCTTTGCAGATCCCCAGTATGAAAATGTTCAACATATTATATGTTGTGACTCTTATGCTACGTATGCTTATGACTTTGACTTCACCAGTAATGTTGGATTTTCAAG GCATGCATCAGACCCTCCTGTGCTACAGATAGCTTTTCAATATACTGTTGTTGTGCCACCTGTGGAACTTGCAAGTGCGGAAATGATTTCTTCTAGTAG GCATTCCCTCAAACGCCGGATAAGGATACGGACATTACAATATGGAACTGCTGGAAATGTCAATGAACTGTATGGCAGTGTTGATTCTGAAGTTGTTCTGTCAATCCTCATTCACAAG GTAATTTCAGCTTCTTTGGAGGAAGGAGTCCGGGAAGGGAGGATGTTGCTCCACGATTGGCTAGTAATTCTCACAGCTCAATACAATGATGCTTGCAAAATTGTTCATTATGGGAATGGAAACTTAGCAAGTTCTCAGATTGATGTGGCATTCACTCAATGTCCACAGCTGCAACCTTTACCCCGTCTTGTATTTGCTTTGCTCAGAAACCCCCTTCTTTGGTTTCATGAAGAAGGTGTTCATCCTGACTATCGTATATACCTGCAATGCCTTTTCAG TGCATTGGAACCAAGTTCTCTTCACCATTCTGTGTATCCAGTACTGACATCATATGCTACCCCAGATGAGCAAGCATATTCTTGCCACTCATTGAGTCGTGCTGCGATTATAACTAGTGGAAGCCcgatattttttttggatgcaTTCACCACCCTTATTGTTTATTATTCTTCAACTGCAGACCCTACCCTTCCTTTCCCTCCTCCACATGATT GCCTACTGCGGACTACAATTAACAAactgaagaaggagagaagtatCACACCAAAGCTCATATTTATCCGGGGAGGACAGGATGATGCCTCCCTATTTGAGAACTATCTCATTGAAGAGCAAGATGTTGATGGAAGTGGCCTCACAAGTGCCACAGGTTTTGTTTCCTTCCACGAAGAGATCACCCGTAGTGTTTCAGAATATATGAAGACTTGA